In Zhaonella formicivorans, one DNA window encodes the following:
- a CDS encoding phage holin family protein, with the protein MFGTIIRFIVSALVLMLVGWLLPGITVAGFTGALLAAVVIAILGYIAESLFGKSLSPQGRGIVGFISAAVVIYLAQFIVPSFLRVNILGALLSALVVGIIDAFVPTELR; encoded by the coding sequence ATTTTCGGAACCATCATCAGGTTTATTGTTTCCGCTTTGGTTCTAATGTTGGTAGGTTGGTTATTACCGGGTATTACTGTTGCAGGATTTACTGGAGCGCTTTTGGCTGCAGTCGTAATCGCAATTTTAGGTTACATTGCGGAGAGTCTTTTTGGTAAATCCCTCTCGCCCCAGGGTAGGGGAATAGTAGGCTTTATCAGTGCTGCTGTGGTAATCTATTTAGCCCAGTTTATTGTCCCCAGCTTTTTAAGAGTTAATATCTTAGGAGCGCTGCTCTCGGCTCTGGTGGTCGGTATTATTGATGCGTTTGTACCAACAGAATTACGTTAA
- the rpsT gene encoding 30S ribosomal protein S20 has product MPNIKSAKKRVEITRQRTLRNAALKSNLKTAIKRFEEAAAGGDLDKAKDTLVRAIRTIDKAVTKGLIHKNKAARKKSRLQKLFNASAS; this is encoded by the coding sequence GTGCCTAATATCAAATCTGCCAAAAAAAGAGTAGAAATTACTCGCCAACGTACATTAAGAAATGCAGCTTTGAAATCTAACCTGAAAACTGCCATCAAACGGTTTGAAGAAGCAGCTGCAGGCGGCGATTTAGATAAAGCTAAGGACACTTTAGTGCGCGCTATTCGTACTATTGACAAAGCAGTGACTAAAGGTTTAATCCATAAAAATAAAGCTGCCAGGAAAAAATCCCGTTTACAGAAACTATTCAACGCCTCCGCCAGCTAA
- the holA gene encoding DNA polymerase III subunit delta — translation MNYQEFKELVAKSQIAPVYLFHGDDDFLKAEAVEYLKNNLLQKHSGNLTIEILEEAYTLEEVLEIANTLPLFSHNKLIVVQNCQLFQAKKAQGKQKEPPASEEEELNSYLDNPSPLSHVVFVAKGKADSRKKVVQLLIKRGCAVEFGQLKGKELLDWVKGRFAQRHKQIDFAALDYLVASIGNDLTALEQEIEKICLYLGEEPGQVSMEVVHELVSKTAQTTIFNLVDAFAERRGSAAVQYCRDLLKTGEPEVLIVYMLARQFRLILEAKLLLEQGYMQGELPQVLQVPAFAANKAVKQGQRFSVAQVVDVLEKLLELDVAIKTGQGRPALLLELLIADFCK, via the coding sequence ATGAATTATCAGGAATTTAAAGAACTGGTCGCTAAGTCCCAAATTGCGCCCGTTTATCTTTTTCATGGTGATGATGATTTCTTAAAGGCGGAGGCGGTGGAGTACCTAAAAAATAATCTCCTGCAAAAGCATTCAGGTAACTTGACCATTGAAATACTGGAAGAGGCTTATACGCTGGAAGAGGTTTTGGAAATTGCCAATACTCTGCCCCTCTTTAGCCACAACAAATTGATTGTTGTGCAAAACTGCCAATTGTTCCAGGCGAAAAAGGCTCAGGGAAAACAAAAAGAACCCCCCGCTTCGGAAGAAGAAGAGTTAAACTCTTATTTGGACAATCCGTCGCCTTTAAGTCATGTGGTTTTTGTGGCTAAAGGCAAAGCTGACAGCAGGAAAAAAGTTGTGCAACTCCTTATAAAACGGGGCTGTGCAGTTGAGTTCGGACAGTTAAAAGGAAAAGAACTGCTGGACTGGGTAAAAGGGCGTTTCGCGCAGCGCCACAAGCAGATTGACTTCGCTGCTCTGGATTACCTGGTGGCCAGCATTGGTAACGATTTGACTGCACTGGAACAAGAAATAGAAAAGATTTGCCTCTACCTGGGGGAAGAGCCGGGTCAGGTATCCATGGAAGTAGTACATGAATTAGTAAGCAAAACCGCCCAAACCACCATTTTCAACTTAGTCGATGCTTTTGCTGAGCGCCGGGGGTCTGCTGCGGTCCAGTACTGCCGGGATCTGCTGAAAACGGGTGAGCCCGAAGTGTTGATTGTGTATATGCTGGCCAGGCAATTCCGCTTAATATTAGAAGCCAAATTGCTTCTGGAACAAGGTTATATGCAGGGAGAGTTGCCTCAAGTTTTACAAGTGCCGGCTTTTGCAGCAAATAAGGCAGTCAAACAAGGACAGAGGTTTAGTGTGGCACAAGTGGTCGATGTTTTGGAGAAGCTGCTGGAGTTGGATGTAGCTATCAAGACTGGGCAGGGAAGACCTGCACTCCTGCTGGAACTGCTCATCGCTGATTTTTGTAAATAG